Proteins found in one Nostoc sp. NIES-3756 genomic segment:
- the prmA gene encoding 50S ribosomal protein L11 methyltransferase → MANTWWELQILCEPALEDSVSWRLEDFGCRGTASESKGESCLVKGYLPVFQAQLLDLAALGLWLQQDALCIGLSEPSLTWQLIDEEDWASSWKQYWHPQEIGDRFLINPAWLPLPENSDRLVIRLDPGVAFGTGNHATTQLCLESLEMRLSEVPQSFMSQGGKKEPVIIADIGCGSGILGVGAVLLGAEKVYAVDTDPLAVQSTFSNRALNDVNPERLVPAEGSVDILKKLIERPVDGIVCNILADVIIQLVPEISEISKPSTWAIFSGILVEQSSSVAEALTKHGWVVATMWKRKEWCCLNARRS, encoded by the coding sequence ATGGCAAACACTTGGTGGGAATTACAGATTTTATGTGAACCGGCGCTAGAAGACTCAGTTTCTTGGCGACTGGAAGATTTTGGTTGTCGTGGGACAGCTAGTGAAAGTAAAGGTGAGTCTTGTTTAGTTAAGGGTTACTTACCAGTATTTCAAGCACAGTTATTAGATTTGGCGGCGTTGGGGTTGTGGTTACAACAAGATGCGCTGTGTATCGGATTATCTGAACCTAGCTTGACTTGGCAGCTAATTGATGAGGAAGATTGGGCTAGTAGTTGGAAACAATATTGGCATCCACAGGAAATAGGCGATCGCTTTCTCATTAACCCAGCTTGGCTACCATTACCGGAAAACTCGGACAGGTTAGTTATTCGTCTCGACCCTGGTGTAGCTTTTGGCACAGGCAACCATGCTACTACTCAACTCTGTTTAGAATCCCTAGAAATGCGGCTGAGTGAAGTTCCTCAATCTTTTATGAGTCAAGGGGGGAAAAAAGAACCTGTAATAATTGCGGATATTGGTTGCGGTTCTGGTATCCTTGGCGTAGGTGCAGTGTTATTAGGTGCGGAAAAGGTCTATGCTGTAGATACTGATCCTTTAGCAGTACAATCAACCTTCAGTAATCGCGCCCTCAATGATGTCAACCCAGAACGTCTAGTACCAGCCGAGGGTAGCGTAGATATTTTAAAGAAACTCATTGAACGCCCTGTAGATGGGATTGTTTGCAATATTTTAGCTGATGTAATCATTCAATTAGTCCCAGAAATTAGCGAAATATCTAAACCTAGTACCTGGGCTATTTTTAGCGGGATTTTAGTTGAGCAATCTAGCTCTGTTGCTGAGGCTTTAACAAAACATGGTTGGGTAGTAGCTACTATGTGGAAGCGGAAAGAATGGTGTTGTTTAAATGCTAGGCGTTCTTAA
- a CDS encoding NB-ARC domain-containing protein, producing MQLHKQRRKRGVILSLPGFQKLQEARQQLEILENDGARFTIEELSYRTQLAPFTVSKVLAREEGVDKQTLEYFFGAFSLELTSNDYVRAGKQAQEQESRGAELYTFPIGERSRTTTPPNHTDWGEAVDVSIFFGRTEEVSKLEYWIIHDRCRLVALLGMGGIGKTSLSIKLAQQIQGEFEFVVWRSLRNSPPLTELLSNLLHFFADGQVVNLSENVDHLISQFIGYLRSHRCLVILDNAESILASGEHSGRYQQGYADYGYLLKQIGEAAHQSCVVLTSREKPPEIAALEGDNLPVRSMQLPGLSAIAALELVKSKSFFSGADTDWQQLIQHYAGNPLALKIIATTIQELFAGNVTEFFAYGSTVFGSIYDLLAQQFHRLSTLEKDLIYWLAINREPVTLTDLRADLVSPVSSMKLLEALDSLTRRSLIEKKSLPPTPVQFTLQPVVMEYVTGQLIEQVCTEIQATQTKPQLLNSHALIKATAKDYIRVTQTKLILQAVIEHLQQNLRSNQQAIETQLTQTSQTIKNQSSHLHPEPGYAGGNILNLLCHLQTDLTGYDFSHLTIWQAYLQDTPLKRVNFAHADLSKSVFATTFSNIITVAFSPDGKTIATGHFDGCLILWDVTNGQKLVECQAHIGLTWCVAFSPDGKTLATVGQDETIKVWDVKTGQCLQTLQGHRGGVVCVIFAKAGSTLITSSVDGDIRVWDISTGEFTQILQGHSRRVWSVALSPQGDVLASGSEDSTVKLWNLATGDCIATLQGHTDWIKSVAFNSSGILATCSLDQTVRLWDINQGVCLEVLTGHENGILAIAFINEQILASCSIDCIIRLWDITTGQCVKTLQGHANSVNAIASNPQGTILASGADDFSLRIWDIATGECLKIFKGRSNWVKSVAWSPDGKTIAAGNEDRTVRLWTINGECRSLSGHTDLIFAVNFTPDGRIVASASADTTVRLWDVATGECIKVLYGHIGMVTGVAFSPDGKLLASTSYDNASRLWDAATGQLLTIFPVHLGMSVAFSPDGTKLAFGGFDYTVTVWDLATGKPYRHITGHHNWVWWIAFSPDGKTLATGSSVERVIKLWDIETGECLQTLQGHEQMLWAIAFSPDGSILVSTSSDNTIKFWDVASGNCLDTIEGHNHWVMCAAFNPQGNMLVAGDGYAAIKIWDLTTKQCINTLKAEQIYEQMNIHGVRGLTEAQKSALLTLGAECS from the coding sequence ATGCAATTACACAAGCAAAGACGCAAACGTGGTGTTATTCTTAGTCTCCCAGGATTTCAGAAACTTCAGGAGGCTAGGCAACAGCTAGAGATTCTAGAAAATGATGGAGCAAGATTCACCATCGAAGAACTGAGTTACCGTACTCAGCTTGCTCCTTTTACAGTTTCTAAGGTTTTGGCACGAGAGGAAGGGGTTGACAAACAAACCCTGGAATACTTTTTTGGAGCCTTCAGCTTAGAGCTAACCTCTAATGATTATGTCAGAGCGGGGAAACAAGCACAGGAGCAAGAGAGCAGAGGAGCAGAACTTTATACATTCCCGATTGGTGAGCGCAGTCGAACCACCACTCCCCCAAATCATACCGACTGGGGCGAAGCTGTTGATGTGTCGATTTTTTTTGGACGGACAGAGGAAGTTAGTAAATTAGAATACTGGATTATTCACGACCGTTGCCGACTTGTGGCACTGTTGGGTATGGGGGGAATTGGTAAGACTTCCCTTTCTATCAAACTGGCACAGCAGATTCAAGGTGAGTTTGAGTTTGTGGTGTGGCGTAGTCTGCGCAATAGTCCACCATTGACGGAATTACTATCTAATTTGCTACATTTTTTTGCTGATGGTCAAGTAGTGAATTTATCTGAGAATGTAGATCATCTAATTTCCCAATTTATTGGGTATTTGCGATCGCACCGTTGTCTGGTCATCCTAGATAATGCAGAATCTATCTTAGCCAGTGGTGAACATTCTGGGCGCTATCAACAAGGTTATGCAGATTATGGCTATCTGCTCAAACAAATCGGTGAAGCGGCTCATCAAAGCTGTGTAGTGTTGACGAGTCGAGAAAAACCACCAGAAATAGCTGCTTTAGAAGGTGATAATTTACCTGTGCGGTCAATGCAACTTCCGGGTTTAAGTGCGATCGCAGCTTTAGAATTAGTTAAAAGCAAAAGCTTCTTTTCTGGTGCTGATACCGACTGGCAACAACTAATTCAACATTATGCAGGTAATCCCCTCGCTTTAAAAATTATCGCCACCACTATTCAAGAATTATTTGCTGGCAATGTAACCGAGTTTTTTGCCTACGGCTCTACTGTATTTGGTAGTATTTACGACTTATTAGCACAGCAATTTCATCGCCTCTCGACCCTAGAAAAAGACCTAATTTATTGGTTGGCAATTAATCGCGAACCCGTCACCCTGACTGATTTACGGGCAGATTTGGTCTCACCAGTATCCTCAATGAAACTTCTAGAAGCCTTAGATTCCCTCACGCGACGAAGTTTGATTGAAAAAAAATCACTTCCTCCTACTCCTGTACAATTCACACTGCAACCTGTAGTTATGGAGTATGTCACAGGTCAGTTAATTGAGCAGGTATGTACAGAAATTCAAGCTACACAAACAAAACCCCAACTGTTAAATAGTCACGCCTTAATTAAAGCTACTGCCAAAGATTACATCAGGGTTACTCAAACCAAATTAATTTTGCAAGCTGTAATCGAACATCTCCAGCAAAACCTCCGCAGCAACCAACAAGCAATTGAAACTCAGCTAACGCAGACATCACAAACCATAAAAAATCAATCCTCCCATCTCCACCCAGAACCCGGATACGCAGGTGGAAATATTCTTAACCTGTTGTGTCACCTACAAACTGACCTCACAGGCTACGACTTCTCTCACTTAACGATTTGGCAAGCTTATCTGCAAGATACTCCTCTTAAAAGAGTTAACTTCGCCCATGCTGATTTGTCTAAGTCTGTTTTTGCAACGACTTTTAGCAATATTATCACTGTAGCTTTTAGTCCCGATGGTAAAACAATAGCTACTGGTCATTTTGATGGATGCTTAATTCTCTGGGATGTAACTAACGGTCAAAAGTTAGTTGAATGTCAGGCACATATAGGTTTAACTTGGTGTGTGGCGTTTAGTCCAGATGGCAAGACTTTAGCAACTGTAGGACAAGATGAAACTATCAAAGTTTGGGATGTAAAAACCGGACAGTGTTTGCAAACTTTACAAGGACATAGGGGTGGTGTGGTATGTGTCATCTTCGCCAAAGCTGGGAGTACATTGATTACTAGTAGTGTTGATGGGGATATCAGAGTTTGGGATATTAGCACTGGCGAATTTACTCAAATACTACAAGGTCATAGCAGGAGAGTTTGGTCTGTAGCATTAAGTCCTCAAGGCGATGTCCTCGCTAGTGGTAGCGAAGATAGCACTGTGAAACTGTGGAATTTAGCTACAGGTGATTGCATTGCCACGTTACAAGGTCATACAGACTGGATTAAATCTGTGGCTTTCAATTCTTCAGGAATCCTTGCCACTTGTAGCTTAGACCAAACTGTGAGACTGTGGGATATAAATCAGGGTGTTTGCCTTGAAGTTTTAACAGGACATGAAAATGGCATACTAGCGATCGCCTTCATTAACGAGCAAATCCTTGCTAGTTGTAGTATAGATTGTATAATTCGCCTCTGGGATATTACCACTGGGCAATGTGTAAAAACCTTGCAAGGACACGCTAATTCTGTAAATGCGATCGCCTCTAATCCTCAAGGTACTATACTTGCCTCCGGTGCAGATGACTTCTCCCTAAGAATATGGGATATCGCCACTGGGGAGTGTTTGAAAATCTTTAAGGGTAGAAGTAACTGGGTAAAATCAGTAGCCTGGAGTCCAGATGGTAAAACGATTGCGGCTGGAAATGAAGACCGCACCGTCAGGTTATGGACAATAAATGGAGAATGTCGCAGCTTATCTGGGCATACAGACTTAATTTTTGCTGTAAATTTTACCCCTGATGGACGTATAGTCGCTAGTGCCAGTGCTGATACCACAGTCAGATTGTGGGATGTAGCCACAGGTGAGTGTATCAAAGTTTTATATGGGCATATAGGTATGGTAACAGGAGTTGCCTTTAGTCCTGATGGGAAGTTGTTAGCCAGCACCAGTTATGACAACGCCAGCAGGCTATGGGATGCAGCCACAGGACAACTTTTAACTATATTCCCTGTTCACTTGGGAATGTCAGTCGCTTTTAGTCCTGATGGGACAAAGTTAGCCTTTGGTGGATTTGATTATACCGTCACAGTTTGGGACTTAGCCACAGGTAAACCCTATCGCCACATTACCGGTCATCATAACTGGGTTTGGTGGATTGCCTTTAGCCCTGATGGTAAGACCTTAGCCACGGGTAGTAGTGTAGAGAGAGTGATTAAACTTTGGGATATTGAGACAGGGGAATGTCTGCAAACACTGCAAGGACATGAACAGATGTTGTGGGCGATCGCTTTTAGTCCAGATGGTAGTATCTTAGTTAGTACCAGCAGCGATAACACTATCAAATTCTGGGATGTGGCTTCCGGGAATTGCTTAGACACCATCGAAGGACACAATCATTGGGTAATGTGCGCCGCCTTCAACCCCCAAGGTAATATGCTTGTTGCTGGTGATGGCTATGCTGCTATTAAAATTTGGGATTTAACCACAAAACAGTGCATTAATACTCTCAAAGCCGAGCAGATTTATGAACAAATGAATATTCACGGAGTAAGAGGTTTAACAGAAGCACAAAAATCAGCGTTGCTAACCTTAGGTGCTGAGTGTTCATGA
- a CDS encoding response regulator transcription factor yields the protein MNQSLAKNTSLQIVLVDGSDICLAGTSELIKHQYPDAKISIAQTANDAINQISNLQPHLLITDISLPDTQGKKAQTYIGIDFLQEVMQNYPKLNILVQSPYIKRLVQIKPAIDKHQGGFVIADKNITSQEMLLRIDGALKGFTCIKDITDVYLYPAIYEKLNIKPEILQLLRLAFNEGLQDKAIAAQICVSERTVRNHWDTLQEALGIDCHELRNQGKNIRIVTKIRAREAGLID from the coding sequence ATGAACCAATCTTTAGCAAAGAATACATCCTTACAAATCGTTTTAGTTGATGGATCTGATATTTGCCTTGCTGGGACATCCGAACTGATAAAACACCAATATCCTGATGCCAAAATTAGTATTGCTCAAACAGCTAATGACGCTATTAATCAAATCTCAAATTTACAGCCTCATCTCTTAATTACAGATATTTCTCTACCAGACACACAAGGGAAAAAAGCACAGACTTATATCGGAATTGATTTTTTACAGGAAGTGATGCAAAACTATCCTAAATTGAACATTCTTGTGCAAAGCCCGTATATAAAAAGATTAGTTCAAATTAAACCAGCTATCGATAAGCATCAAGGAGGCTTTGTCATTGCTGATAAAAATATTACTAGCCAAGAGATGCTTTTAAGAATAGATGGAGCATTAAAGGGATTTACTTGTATCAAAGATATTACAGATGTTTATTTATATCCAGCTATCTATGAGAAATTAAATATTAAACCAGAAATATTACAATTACTCAGACTAGCCTTTAACGAAGGATTACAAGATAAAGCGATCGCCGCCCAGATTTGTGTATCAGAACGCACAGTCCGCAACCACTGGGACACACTACAAGAAGCTTTGGGTATTGATTGTCATGAGTTAAGAAATCAGGGCAAAAATATCAGAATCGTCACCAAAATCCGAGCTAGGGAAGCAGGCTTAATTGATTAG
- the serA gene encoding phosphoglycerate dehydrogenase — translation MSKVLVSDPIDQAGIDILSQVATVDVKTGLKPAELIEIIGEYDALMIRSGTRVTQEIIEAGTQLKIIGRAGVGVDNVDVPAATRRGIVVVNSPEGNTIAAAEHALAMMLSLSRHIPDANASVKRGEWDRKTFVGAEVYKKTLGVVGLGKIGSHVATVAKAMGMKLLAYDPFISTERAEQLGCQLVDLDLLMQQSDYITLHIPKTPETTHLINANTLAKMKPTARIINCARGGIIDEAALAAAIKEGKIAGAALDVFESEPLGESELRSVGKDIILTPHLGASTTEAQVNVAIDVAEQIRDVLLGLPARSAVNIPGLGPDVLEELKPYMELAETLGKLVGQLAGGRVELLTVRLQGELATNKSQPLVIASLKGLLHQALRERVNYVNANIEAKERGIRVIETRDASARDYAGSLRLEATGTLGTHSVTGALLGEKEIHLTDVDGFPINVPPSKYMLFTLHRDMPGIIGKLGSLLGSFNVNIASMQVGRKIVRGDAVMALSIDDPLPDGILEEITKVPGIRDAYTVTL, via the coding sequence ATGTCTAAGGTTCTCGTCTCCGATCCTATTGACCAGGCTGGCATTGACATTCTCTCGCAAGTCGCTACCGTTGATGTCAAAACAGGTCTTAAACCAGCAGAATTAATAGAAATTATTGGTGAGTATGATGCGTTAATGATTCGTTCTGGTACGCGCGTTACTCAAGAAATCATTGAAGCAGGTACACAACTCAAAATCATCGGTCGTGCCGGTGTGGGTGTGGATAATGTGGATGTTCCGGCTGCTACTCGTCGAGGAATTGTTGTCGTCAATTCCCCAGAAGGTAACACCATCGCCGCCGCCGAACACGCCCTAGCAATGATGCTGTCATTGTCTCGCCACATCCCCGATGCTAACGCTTCCGTCAAGCGCGGCGAGTGGGATCGTAAAACTTTCGTAGGTGCGGAAGTTTACAAAAAAACTTTAGGGGTTGTCGGCTTAGGCAAAATAGGTTCCCATGTGGCGACAGTAGCCAAAGCAATGGGGATGAAATTGTTAGCTTACGATCCCTTCATCTCTACAGAACGGGCAGAACAACTAGGCTGTCAGTTGGTAGATTTAGATTTGCTAATGCAGCAATCTGATTATATTACCCTACACATCCCCAAAACCCCAGAAACTACCCACCTGATAAACGCCAACACTCTGGCGAAAATGAAACCCACCGCCCGGATTATTAACTGCGCCCGTGGTGGCATCATTGATGAAGCAGCCTTAGCCGCAGCGATTAAAGAAGGGAAAATTGCGGGTGCGGCGTTGGATGTGTTCGAGTCAGAACCTTTGGGCGAGTCAGAATTGCGCTCAGTTGGTAAAGATATTATCCTCACACCCCACTTAGGCGCATCCACCACAGAAGCCCAGGTAAATGTGGCGATAGATGTAGCCGAACAAATCCGCGATGTACTTTTGGGTTTACCTGCACGTTCCGCCGTCAACATCCCCGGACTCGGCCCCGATGTGTTGGAAGAACTCAAGCCTTATATGGAACTAGCTGAAACTCTGGGTAAGTTGGTAGGACAGCTAGCAGGTGGACGAGTGGAACTACTGACTGTTCGCTTACAAGGGGAACTTGCCACTAACAAGAGTCAGCCTCTAGTCATTGCTTCCCTCAAAGGATTACTACATCAAGCCTTGCGGGAACGGGTGAATTACGTCAACGCTAATATAGAAGCCAAAGAACGGGGTATTCGCGTCATCGAAACCCGCGACGCTTCCGCCCGTGACTATGCTGGTTCCTTACGTTTAGAAGCGACCGGAACCTTGGGAACTCATTCTGTTACTGGTGCATTGTTAGGTGAAAAAGAAATTCACCTCACCGACGTAGACGGCTTCCCAATTAACGTCCCACCAAGTAAATATATGCTGTTTACCTTGCACCGCGATATGCCGGGAATCATCGGCAAACTCGGCTCCTTACTAGGCAGCTTTAATGTCAATATTGCGAGTATGCAGGTAGGACGGAAAATCGTCCGTGGTGATGCTGTAATGGCTCTCAGCATCGATGATCCTTTACCCGATGGCATTTTAGAGGAAATTACCAAAGTACCGGGAATCCGTGACGCATATACAGTAACTCTATAA
- a CDS encoding tetratricopeptide repeat protein — MTCCLNSACHNPPHPDGVNFCFNCGVPLIVLRNRYRPIKSLGGGGFGKTYLAEDIDKLNEPCVIKQFAPQVQGTASLNKATELFEQEAKRLQQLGKHPQIPTLLAYFNEDNRLYLVQEFIEGQNLLTELQQQGIFNEHKVRELLLDLLNILTTVHQQQVIHRDIKPENMIRRGDGKMVLIDFGASKQLTATVVTQVGTTIGSFGYAPLEQMQGGEAYPASDLYSVGATCFHMLSGIHPWELWKRQGYGWVASWRQHLQQPISEHLGNVVDRLLQEEFHQRYHSATEVLQALNFSPLPPTQPVTPPVSFPPLPVTQAVVVPDNSPPRTKKSIPLYLLVIPLILLMGAGTVYLPGLVNSLKVEQKSADTLYNEGVEKYNKKDLTGAIADFTQAIKINPNLAVAYNDRGLARYDSGDRQAAIEDYNQAIKANPNLAVAYYNRGLARYDLGDKQTAIEDYTQAVTINPNNANAYYNRGLTRYELGDKQTAIEDYTQAIKVDPNYANAYYNRGLARYDIGDKQTAIEDYTQAIAIRPEYANAYIGRGLARSDLGNKQAAIADYTEAIRINPNSALAYYNRGIDKSDLGDKQGAIDDYTQSIKLNPNDADTYYNRGNDRGNLGDRRGAIADYTQAIAVNPNYANAYYNRGNAHSNLGNKQAAIEDFRKAADLYQQQGNQRQYQDALNRVRELEK; from the coding sequence ATGACCTGCTGCTTAAATTCAGCTTGCCACAACCCACCCCATCCTGATGGCGTAAACTTTTGCTTTAACTGCGGGGTTCCCTTAATAGTGCTAAGAAACCGCTATCGCCCTATTAAATCATTAGGTGGCGGGGGTTTTGGTAAAACTTATTTGGCGGAAGACATCGACAAACTCAACGAACCTTGCGTTATTAAACAATTTGCTCCGCAAGTGCAGGGTACAGCTTCTCTCAACAAAGCTACAGAACTATTTGAGCAAGAAGCCAAGCGACTGCAACAATTAGGAAAACATCCGCAAATCCCTACCCTGTTGGCGTATTTTAACGAAGATAATCGCCTATATTTGGTGCAAGAATTTATTGAAGGGCAAAATTTATTAACAGAATTACAACAGCAGGGAATTTTCAACGAGCATAAAGTCAGAGAATTATTACTGGATTTGTTGAATATTCTGACAACCGTTCATCAACAGCAAGTCATTCACCGCGATATCAAGCCAGAGAATATGATTCGGCGTGGTGATGGGAAGATGGTATTAATTGACTTCGGTGCATCCAAGCAACTGACAGCAACGGTAGTCACACAGGTAGGAACAACTATAGGTTCTTTTGGTTATGCGCCTCTAGAACAAATGCAGGGAGGGGAAGCTTACCCAGCCAGTGATTTATATAGTGTCGGTGCAACTTGCTTTCATATGTTAAGTGGTATTCATCCTTGGGAATTGTGGAAACGACAAGGTTATGGTTGGGTTGCAAGTTGGCGACAGCATTTACAGCAACCAATAAGTGAGCATTTGGGAAATGTAGTAGATAGATTATTGCAAGAAGAATTTCATCAGCGTTATCACTCGGCTACAGAAGTTTTACAAGCGTTAAATTTCTCGCCACTACCACCAACTCAGCCTGTTACACCACCAGTTAGTTTCCCGCCACTACCAGTAACTCAAGCTGTTGTAGTTCCAGATAATTCACCACCCCGGACAAAAAAATCCATCCCTTTATATCTGTTGGTGATTCCATTAATTTTATTGATGGGTGCAGGTACGGTTTATTTGCCAGGACTGGTAAATAGTTTAAAAGTAGAACAGAAAAGTGCTGATACCCTCTACAACGAAGGAGTAGAAAAATACAACAAGAAAGATTTGACTGGTGCAATTGCAGATTTCACTCAAGCTATTAAAATTAATCCTAACCTTGCAGTAGCTTATAATGATCGCGGTTTAGCTCGTTACGATTCAGGTGACAGACAAGCAGCTATCGAAGATTATAACCAAGCCATCAAAGCTAATCCTAATCTGGCAGTAGCTTATTATAATCGCGGTTTAGCTCGCTATGATTTGGGAGATAAACAAACAGCCATTGAAGACTATACCCAAGCGGTTACAATTAATCCCAATAATGCAAATGCTTACTACAATCGCGGTTTAACTCGCTATGAATTAGGAGATAAACAAACAGCAATCGAAGATTATACCCAAGCTATCAAAGTTGATCCCAACTATGCCAATGCTTATTACAATCGGGGTTTAGCTCGCTATGATATAGGCGATAAGCAAACGGCTATTGAAGATTACACTCAAGCAATCGCAATTAGACCCGAATATGCTAATGCTTACATTGGCAGGGGTTTAGCTCGTTCTGATTTAGGGAATAAGCAAGCAGCGATCGCAGATTACACCGAAGCCATCAGAATTAACCCCAACTCAGCACTAGCATACTACAACCGGGGTATTGATAAATCGGATTTGGGAGATAAGCAAGGGGCAATTGACGATTACACCCAATCGATTAAACTTAATCCCAACGATGCAGATACTTACTACAATCGGGGTAACGATCGCGGTAATTTAGGAGATAGACGAGGAGCGATTGCAGATTATACGCAAGCGATCGCAGTTAATCCCAACTATGCCAATGCTTACTACAATCGGGGTAATGCTCACTCTAATTTAGGCAATAAACAAGCTGCTATAGAAGATTTTCGTAAAGCTGCTGATTTGTATCAGCAACAAGGAAATCAGCGCCAGTATCAAGATGCTCTTAATCGCGTTAGGGAACTGGAGAAATAG